In a single window of the bacterium genome:
- the nuoL gene encoding NADH-quinone oxidoreductase subunit L, which translates to MIQIAWLIPVMPALAYLAIVLFTKRSKNLSAGLSILVMLACLGLSIGVLGQVLGLPEADRVVSMSWNWIDVGTWHANVGVLIDPLSANMLLVVTLVSLLVQIYSLGYMHEDERFAIYYSYLSLFTASMLVLVVSNNYLQIFIGWELVGLCSYLLIGFWYFKPEAAEACKKAFVVNRIGDMGFLMGVITIGMLFQTFDFQEVQKLVSEGLANGSINSGYVMGIAILLFCGAVGKSAQFPLHVWLPDAMEGPTPVSALIHAATMVAAGVYMVARTYTLFSADPRSMMVVAYIGGFTAFFAASIAIAQDDIKRILAYSTLSQLGYMILALGVGGYTSGMFHLTTHACFKALLFLGAGSVIHAVHNQDIWKMGGLWRKMAITAPTFLIANLAISGIPPFAGFFSKDAILDAVKESTIPGHELLYGVGVFTAFLTAFYMFRLFFVVFLGEARDHHAHDHAHESPLSMTFPLLVLAALSCCVGWLNWPGVDLYSKFVHFGEAHLEGAHDFTELLGGAWLSILVALLGIGLAACFYWFRIFSAEKVARQFEPIYLLLKNKYYFDEMYGWFVQKVVFGFASLFHWFDEEVVDDGMVDGSGWITRQAGAILRLTQTGQVQNYALVIFGGIAAIYLLMSF; encoded by the coding sequence ATGATCCAAATCGCCTGGCTGATCCCTGTAATGCCCGCCTTGGCTTACCTGGCCATTGTCCTTTTCACCAAACGTTCCAAGAACCTCTCGGCCGGCCTTTCGATCCTGGTCATGCTGGCCTGCCTGGGCCTCTCCATCGGCGTCCTCGGGCAGGTCTTGGGGTTGCCGGAGGCGGACCGGGTCGTTTCCATGAGCTGGAACTGGATCGATGTGGGGACCTGGCACGCCAACGTGGGCGTTTTGATCGACCCTTTGTCGGCGAACATGCTCCTCGTGGTGACCTTGGTGTCGTTGTTGGTGCAGATCTATTCGCTGGGTTACATGCACGAGGACGAACGCTTCGCGATCTACTACTCCTATTTGTCCCTTTTCACGGCCTCTATGCTGGTGCTGGTGGTCTCCAATAATTACCTCCAGATCTTCATCGGCTGGGAGTTGGTGGGTCTTTGCTCTTACCTCTTGATCGGCTTTTGGTATTTCAAGCCTGAGGCCGCCGAGGCTTGTAAGAAAGCCTTCGTGGTCAACCGGATCGGGGATATGGGCTTCCTCATGGGGGTGATCACCATCGGGATGCTGTTCCAGACCTTCGACTTCCAGGAGGTCCAGAAACTCGTTTCGGAGGGATTGGCCAACGGTTCCATCAACAGCGGTTATGTCATGGGCATCGCCATCCTGCTCTTCTGCGGGGCGGTAGGGAAGAGCGCCCAGTTCCCCTTGCACGTTTGGCTTCCGGACGCCATGGAAGGTCCTACCCCTGTTTCCGCCCTCATCCACGCCGCCACGATGGTCGCGGCCGGTGTTTACATGGTCGCCCGCACCTATACCCTTTTCTCCGCCGATCCGCGTTCGATGATGGTGGTGGCCTATATCGGCGGCTTTACGGCCTTTTTTGCGGCTTCCATCGCCATCGCCCAGGACGACATCAAACGCATCCTGGCCTATTCGACCCTTTCCCAGCTTGGTTACATGATCCTGGCCCTGGGGGTCGGGGGCTATACCTCCGGCATGTTCCACCTGACCACCCACGCCTGTTTCAAGGCCCTGCTCTTCCTGGGCGCCGGCAGCGTGATCCACGCGGTCCACAACCAGGACATCTGGAAGATGGGCGGCCTTTGGCGGAAGATGGCCATTACGGCCCCGACCTTCCTGATCGCCAACCTGGCGATATCGGGGATCCCGCCTTTCGCCGGGTTCTTTTCCAAGGACGCCATCCTGGACGCGGTCAAGGAAAGCACCATTCCGGGTCATGAACTCCTTTATGGGGTCGGCGTCTTCACGGCTTTCCTCACCGCCTTTTACATGTTCCGGCTCTTCTTCGTGGTCTTCCTGGGCGAGGCCCGGGACCACCATGCCCATGACCACGCCCATGAGTCGCCCCTTTCCATGACCTTCCCATTGCTGGTCCTGGCGGCCCTTTCTTGTTGCGTCGGCTGGTTGAATTGGCCGGGGGTGGACCTTTATTCCAAGTTCGTCCATTTCGGGGAAGCCCATTTGGAAGGCGCTCATGATTTCACGGAACTGCTGGGAGGGGCCTGGCTTTCCATCCTGGTGGCGTTGCTCGGTATCGGGCTCGCGGCCTGCTTTTACTGGTTCAGGATATTCTCGGCGGAGAAGGTGGCCCGACAATTCGAGCCCATCTACCTGTTGCTGAAGAACAAGTACTATTTCGACGAAATGTATGGTTGGTTCGTCCAAAAGGTCGTCTTCGGTTTCGCCTCCCTTTTCCACTGGTTCGACGAGGAAGTGGTGGATGACGGCATGGTGGACGGGTCCGGCTGGATCACCCGCCAGGCCGGGGCCATCCTCCGCCTGACCCAGACCGGCCAGGTCCAGAATTACGCCTTGGTGATCTTCGGTGGCATTGCCGCCATCTATCTTTTGATGAGCTTTTAA
- the nuoK gene encoding NADH-quinone oxidoreductase subunit NuoK — translation MTNIPTLHFLYLAAGLFSIGLFGVLVRKNAISVLMGVELMLNAVNINFLAFGRYWGPTSLGGPVFTVFVITLAAAEAAVALAIIIAIYRQLKTTNVDEADQLRG, via the coding sequence ATGACCAATATCCCGACCCTTCATTTCCTTTATCTGGCGGCCGGCCTTTTTTCGATCGGGCTCTTCGGGGTCCTGGTCCGCAAGAACGCCATCTCGGTCCTGATGGGCGTCGAACTGATGCTCAATGCGGTCAACATCAATTTCCTGGCTTTCGGCCGCTATTGGGGTCCGACGAGCCTGGGTGGTCCGGTCTTCACGGTCTTCGTCATCACCTTGGCGGCGGCGGAAGCCGCGGTGGCCCTGGCCATCATCATCGCCATCTACCGGCAGTTGAAGACCACTAATGTGGATGAGGCCGATCAGCTCCGGGGTTAA
- a CDS encoding NADH-quinone oxidoreductase subunit J, whose translation MTQTIFYILSAVILAGALLTVTLRNLYHCALALALTMFCIAGVYLYLGWEFLAAVQVLIYVGAVTVLIIFGIMLTRRVMDEHNPAMNRQVAGALLVVAAFALMLYMAIQYSSFQSAGLPMVTGASPYANDVVLLSDALLQRQNGFAFSFEFVSVLLLSALVGAVVVARKDPE comes from the coding sequence GTGACCCAGACCATTTTTTACATCCTATCGGCCGTCATCCTGGCGGGGGCCCTTTTGACCGTCACCCTCCGCAACCTTTATCACTGTGCCTTGGCCTTGGCCTTGACCATGTTCTGTATCGCGGGCGTCTATCTTTATTTGGGATGGGAGTTCTTGGCGGCGGTCCAGGTCCTTATCTATGTGGGTGCGGTGACGGTGCTCATCATCTTTGGCATCATGCTGACCCGGCGCGTCATGGATGAACACAATCCCGCCATGAACCGGCAGGTGGCCGGGGCCTTGCTGGTGGTGGCGGCCTTCGCCCTGATGCTTTACATGGCCATCCAATATTCCTCCTTCCAGTCGGCGGGGCTTCCCATGGTCACCGGAGCCTCTCCTTATGCCAATGACGTGGTCCTGCTGAGCGATGCCCTGCTCCAACGCCAGAATGGGTTCGCCTTCTCCTTCGAGTTCGTCTCGGTCCTCCTTCTTTCCGCCCTGGTGGGGGCGGTAGTCGTCGCGCGAAAGGACCCGGAATGA
- a CDS encoding NADH-quinone oxidoreductase subunit I, giving the protein MSALYTYLKAIVLGLWNLLVGLSITSGYVFKKKTTQQYPEEKLPLPARSRSMIKLIYDGEKDQFNCVACMMCAKACPNSCIKLEGVRGADGKRRMTTFKLDFSTCIFCGYCVEACGFDALTFVSEEYENSVYKRGGLLQDEQAMKWVRPAHLAPQTEETAAPAAAGAKA; this is encoded by the coding sequence ATGAGCGCCTTATACACCTATTTGAAAGCCATCGTCCTGGGATTGTGGAACCTCTTGGTGGGCCTTTCCATCACCTCGGGTTACGTCTTCAAGAAGAAGACCACCCAGCAATATCCCGAAGAGAAGCTTCCCTTGCCGGCCCGTAGCCGCAGCATGATCAAGCTCATTTATGACGGGGAAAAGGACCAGTTCAACTGCGTGGCTTGCATGATGTGCGCCAAGGCCTGTCCCAATAGTTGCATCAAGCTCGAAGGGGTCCGTGGTGCGGACGGGAAGAGGCGCATGACGACCTTCAAGCTCGATTTTTCCACCTGCATTTTCTGCGGTTACTGCGTGGAGGCCTGCGGGTTCGATGCCCTGACCTTCGTGTCCGAGGAATACGAGAACTCGGTCTATAAGCGGGGCGGGTTGCTCCAGGACGAACAGGCCATGAAGTGGGTCCGTCCGGCCCATTTGGCCCCCCAGACGGAAGAAACGGCGGCCCCCGCCGCCGCAGGAGCGAAAGCGTGA